The proteins below are encoded in one region of Mya arenaria isolate MELC-2E11 chromosome 15, ASM2691426v1:
- the LOC128220270 gene encoding uncharacterized protein LOC128220270 has protein sequence MVEMGDEDAIPVPTGNFVEGFGRGRVVRASKGERPEGAIRLTRDEVMKYQDARIRSWEPQSDVWFHKYGFSFSLISASASGYLIMAYLRRKFCLGASHGRIASFAPVMVLPAVGAVMMSDVQRRTLLSVPNCETCVKVRSGVYQTVCSMLYPTLLSPILCVYFSRKFMTYATPGANFQPNMLYALKTTPSKYVNIFLLMCVLQFSLGYTLTDKQAVEVDIITEKEAHRAAVNILDHLDEDL, from the exons ATGGTTGAGATGGGTGATGAGGATGCAATACCTGTACCAACAGGGAACTTTGTTGAAGGATTTGGGCGGGGAAGAGTGGTGCGCGCCAGCAAGGGGGAGAGACCTGAGGGAGCTATAAGGCTAACTCGAGATGAAGTAATGAAATATCAGGATGCCAGAATTAGATCTTGGGAACCACAATCAGATGT GTGGTTTCACAAGTATggcttttcattttcattgatatCTGCAAGTGCATCCGGATACTTGATCATGGCATACTTAAGACGGAAGTTCTGTTTGGGAGCGTCACATGGCAGGATTGCTAGCTTTGCTCCTGTGATGGTTCTGCCAGCAGTGGGAGCTGTCATGATGAGTGATGTACAAAGGCGAACACTTTTATCAGTGCCCAACTGTGAAACATGTGTTAAAGTGCGATCAGGAGTTTACCAAACAGTGTGCTCAATGTTATATCCAACCTTGTTGTCACCGATCTTGTGTGTGTATTTCTCCCGGAAATTTATGACTTATGCCACTCCAGGGGCAAATTTTCAGCCCAATATGTTATATGCCTTGAAGACAACACCAAgtaaatatgttaacattttcttgTTGATGTGTGTGCTTCAGTTTTCCTTAGGATATACTCTGACTGATAAACAGGCTGTTGAGGTTGATATTATAACGGAGAAGGAGGCCCATAGGGCAGCTGTGAACATTCTTGATCATTTAGACGAGGATCTTTGA